One Lysinibacillus fusiformis genomic window carries:
- a CDS encoding ABC transporter substrate-binding protein, giving the protein MKKKLLLGIGLAAMLTLTACGGTTKSTSKVTETQDHYPLTIQNFTKAEGGTTWDKKDQVFEKAPERIMANTRPAAELLLHLGLGDKIVGVGANFGEPDKSVEEAYSKLNILSDEYVGKEVTLGTNPDLVFGRGGLFDNADWGVGTVDTLNDMNIKTYVLESSVTGGTYDSIYKDIENIGEIFNVQDKADSFIKELKDRQTAITSKLESIKDHKTFAYLHTNDPKELFVYPAHDETFFNDAFKMVKLDNIFKDELGDVSVETLIESDPDVLIIPNWDGSDLEKVREAIYANPKLSSMKAIKNKQIYIVDYNYLFGYGYNTVDGMELLAKEMYPELFK; this is encoded by the coding sequence GTGAAAAAGAAATTATTACTTGGAATTGGTTTAGCGGCCATGTTAACATTAACAGCTTGTGGAGGGACAACTAAAAGTACCTCAAAGGTAACAGAAACGCAAGATCATTACCCATTGACGATTCAAAACTTTACGAAAGCTGAAGGTGGAACAACATGGGATAAGAAAGATCAAGTGTTTGAAAAAGCACCTGAAAGAATAATGGCTAATACTCGTCCAGCGGCAGAACTGTTATTGCATTTAGGCTTAGGCGATAAAATTGTAGGGGTAGGGGCAAACTTCGGAGAACCCGATAAATCAGTAGAAGAAGCATATTCGAAATTAAATATACTAAGTGACGAGTATGTTGGTAAAGAAGTAACTTTAGGAACTAACCCAGACTTAGTCTTTGGACGAGGCGGTTTATTTGATAATGCAGACTGGGGTGTAGGTACAGTAGATACACTCAATGATATGAACATTAAAACGTATGTACTAGAGTCATCTGTTACAGGCGGAACGTATGATTCTATTTATAAAGACATTGAAAACATCGGTGAAATCTTTAATGTTCAAGATAAAGCAGATAGCTTTATAAAAGAACTAAAAGACAGACAAACAGCCATTACTTCAAAATTAGAAAGCATTAAAGACCACAAAACTTTTGCTTATCTGCATACAAATGATCCAAAAGAGCTTTTTGTATATCCTGCACACGATGAAACATTCTTCAATGATGCCTTTAAAATGGTAAAGTTAGATAATATATTTAAGGATGAGTTAGGTGATGTAAGTGTTGAAACGCTTATTGAGTCTGATCCAGATGTTTTGATCATACCAAACTGGGATGGCTCTGACCTTGAAAAAGTGCGTGAAGCGATTTATGCGAATCCAAAGTTATCAAGCATGAAGGCAATCAAAAATAAACAAATTTATATAGTAGATTACAATTATTTGTTTGGTTATGGTTATAACACGGTCGATGGGATGGAACTTTTAGCTAAAGAAATGTATCCAGAATTGTTTAAATAG
- the groES gene encoding co-chaperone GroES, whose amino-acid sequence MLRPLGDRIVIELIEVEEKSAFGIVLPDSAKEKPQEGKVVAVGTGRVLENGQRVELDVKVDDHILFSKYSGTEVKFEGNEYLILRESDVLAIIQ is encoded by the coding sequence TTGTTAAGACCACTAGGAGATCGTATTGTAATCGAGCTAATCGAGGTAGAAGAAAAATCTGCATTCGGGATTGTACTACCAGATTCTGCAAAAGAAAAGCCGCAAGAAGGTAAAGTAGTAGCAGTTGGGACAGGTCGTGTTTTAGAAAACGGACAACGTGTAGAGCTTGACGTTAAAGTTGACGACCACATTTTATTCTCTAAATATTCAGGTACAGAAGTTAAATTTGAAGGTAATGAATATTTAATTTTACGTGAAAGCGATGTTCTTGCAATTATTCAATAA
- a CDS encoding 4'-phosphopantetheinyl transferase family protein — protein sequence MSRLGTMKSGVHLFMLPIGPQLLQWESEAFLFKLPHEDRLRILRYKHWQDRQRALLGTVLVRWMIREFADIQHAIIARNAMGRPYLANQDSWQGDFNLSHSGEWIVAALTHQGHIGVDVEKIECLNEDVMAYAMSEGEINRINQYSKIDRSKLFYELWTMKEAIYKTGLFPNATPKSLDTVELKSKRKDIFTQSLYVDQQHPITICWDREQSSVKQTILNRNELV from the coding sequence ATGTCGAGATTAGGTACGATGAAAAGTGGCGTACACTTATTCATGCTCCCTATTGGCCCGCAATTATTACAATGGGAATCTGAAGCATTCTTATTTAAGCTTCCCCATGAAGATCGACTTAGAATATTAAGGTACAAGCATTGGCAGGATAGGCAACGGGCATTACTAGGAACTGTTCTAGTTAGATGGATGATTCGCGAATTTGCGGATATACAACATGCAATAATTGCTCGCAATGCGATGGGTCGCCCCTATCTTGCCAACCAAGATAGTTGGCAAGGCGATTTTAATCTTTCACACTCTGGCGAATGGATTGTCGCCGCGCTAACCCACCAAGGTCATATTGGGGTGGATGTTGAAAAGATAGAATGTTTAAATGAAGATGTAATGGCCTATGCCATGTCAGAGGGAGAAATAAATAGGATTAATCAATATTCTAAAATTGATCGATCTAAGTTATTTTACGAACTCTGGACAATGAAGGAAGCCATCTATAAAACTGGACTATTTCCAAACGCAACGCCAAAGTCATTGGATACAGTTGAATTAAAAAGCAAGCGTAAGGACATTTTTACACAATCGTTATATGTTGACCAACAACATCCTATTACAATTTGTTGGGATCGAGAACAGTCCTCTGTTAAACAAACAATATTAAACAGGAATGAGCTTGTTTAA
- a CDS encoding CPBP family intramembrane glutamic endopeptidase produces MERILSVNNSLKGINHKKTALYVLIIYIIMQLSGRWLILPFHKVVMSTTGLPAEQAAPITQGWYIALSFAIALILSLILTSRDKSFWDVYQGQKETIPLTIMWGIFGFFLVFFGQMIGAAIEMAIFGIEGGSQNTADIVAIAKGAPIAILAIVVFGPILEEFVFRRVIFGSLVQTTNFWVAAIVSAIFFALIHFDFSHILLYTICGLIFAFLYHKTKRIWTSIIAHIMLNGFVTLVQFYAEPLQKFLEELEKMQ; encoded by the coding sequence ATGGAAAGGATTTTGTCTGTGAATAATTCTCTAAAAGGTATTAACCATAAAAAAACAGCTCTCTACGTTTTGATCATTTACATTATCATGCAGTTGTCAGGTAGATGGCTCATTTTGCCGTTCCACAAAGTTGTGATGAGTACAACGGGTTTACCTGCTGAACAAGCAGCCCCTATAACACAAGGTTGGTATATCGCGCTTAGCTTTGCCATTGCTTTGATTCTAAGTTTAATCTTAACATCACGTGACAAATCATTTTGGGATGTCTATCAAGGTCAAAAGGAAACAATACCACTAACAATTATGTGGGGTATTTTCGGTTTCTTCCTTGTATTTTTCGGACAAATGATTGGTGCAGCTATTGAAATGGCCATATTCGGCATCGAAGGTGGCTCACAAAACACAGCTGATATTGTTGCTATCGCCAAAGGTGCCCCAATTGCTATTCTAGCCATTGTTGTATTTGGGCCTATTTTGGAAGAATTCGTCTTCCGTCGTGTTATTTTTGGCTCGCTTGTCCAAACAACGAATTTCTGGGTAGCGGCCATCGTGAGTGCCATTTTCTTTGCGCTCATTCACTTCGATTTTTCACATATCTTACTCTATACAATTTGCGGTTTAATCTTTGCTTTTTTATATCACAAAACAAAACGAATATGGACATCGATCATCGCACATATAATGTTAAATGGATTTGTGACACTCGTACAATTCTATGCAGAACCTTTGCAAAAGTTTCTTGAAGAACTAGAAAAAATGCAATAA
- a CDS encoding twin-arginine translocase TatA/TatE family subunit, with product MGGIGPMSLIIIGVVALLIFGPKKLPELGKAFGSTLREFKNATKGLADDEDDDKKKKELDK from the coding sequence GTGGGTGGTATTGGTCCAATGAGCCTCATTATTATCGGTGTTGTTGCTTTATTAATTTTTGGTCCTAAGAAGTTACCGGAGCTAGGTAAAGCATTCGGTTCGACTCTTCGCGAATTCAAAAATGCAACTAAAGGATTAGCAGACGATGAAGATGATGACAAGAAAAAGAAAGAATTAGATAAGTAA
- a CDS encoding ABC transporter ATP-binding protein — protein sequence MELTAKDMEIRIGKKDIVKNVSILVKKQQFVGLIGPNGCGKSTLLKSIYKSLVPQKGMVFLDDLDVLKTSEKKISQRLGVVGQFNEMNFDLTVQQMVMLGRTPHKKMLESDKQEDFEIVEEALTTTNLLDYKNRGFLSLSGGEKQRVILARTIAQQPKFMILDEPTNHLDIRYQIEILSCVKGLNIGVLAALHDLEMAAHYCDYLYAIKDGEVYAHGTPEEVLTSDTIQALYQIKCQTYTNPVTNGLSFAYGI from the coding sequence ATGGAATTGACTGCAAAGGACATGGAAATAAGGATTGGGAAGAAGGATATTGTTAAAAATGTTTCAATCCTCGTAAAAAAACAACAATTTGTTGGCCTTATTGGACCAAATGGATGTGGCAAATCAACGTTATTAAAAAGTATTTATAAAAGCTTGGTTCCTCAAAAGGGGATGGTTTTTTTAGATGATTTGGATGTCTTAAAAACTTCAGAGAAAAAAATTTCTCAGCGCTTGGGTGTAGTAGGACAGTTTAATGAAATGAACTTCGATTTGACCGTACAGCAAATGGTTATGTTGGGCAGGACACCCCATAAAAAAATGCTAGAGTCGGATAAACAAGAAGATTTTGAGATAGTGGAGGAAGCTTTAACAACAACAAATTTACTTGATTACAAAAATCGTGGTTTCTTATCGTTGTCTGGTGGAGAAAAGCAAAGGGTTATTCTTGCGAGAACTATTGCGCAACAACCGAAATTCATGATTTTAGATGAACCGACGAACCACCTAGATATTCGCTATCAGATTGAAATTTTATCGTGTGTAAAAGGTTTGAACATTGGCGTACTAGCCGCCCTTCATGATTTAGAAATGGCAGCGCATTACTGCGACTATCTGTATGCGATAAAAGATGGAGAGGTCTATGCTCACGGTACACCTGAAGAAGTTTTAACATCAGATACAATTCAAGCATTGTATCAAATAAAATGCCAAACATATACGAATCCTGTTACAAATGGATTAAGTTTTGCTTATGGAATATAG
- the tatC gene encoding twin-arginine translocase subunit TatC, giving the protein MNPKDLTVIQHIEELRKRLFIVAVFFVLAMIGSFFVAKPLVKYIQDTGKSYNLELHAFDVTTPLAIYFQVIFLLAFILSSPVLMYQLWAFISPGLREVERKATLSYIPYSFILFIAGLSFSYFLLFPYVMKFMMNLSGELEITQIIGVHEYFSFLFKLTIPFGFLFQLPIVVLFFSRIGILSPNLLIRIRKYSYFALFVCAALIAPPELGSHLMVSVPLFMLYEISIMISRVGYKKYLKSEEIRLKEEQEAEQKRQVEEALEQQRRQIEELK; this is encoded by the coding sequence ATGAATCCAAAAGATCTAACTGTCATTCAACATATAGAAGAATTAAGAAAACGGCTTTTCATTGTTGCCGTTTTCTTTGTGCTAGCGATGATTGGAAGCTTCTTTGTTGCAAAACCACTTGTAAAGTATATTCAGGATACAGGTAAGTCTTATAATTTAGAACTCCATGCATTTGATGTGACGACACCACTTGCGATTTATTTTCAAGTGATTTTTTTACTTGCGTTTATTCTCTCTTCACCAGTGTTAATGTATCAATTATGGGCATTTATTAGCCCAGGTCTTCGTGAGGTAGAGAGAAAAGCAACACTTAGTTATATACCGTATTCGTTTATTTTGTTTATTGCCGGATTATCTTTTTCGTATTTTTTACTATTCCCTTATGTCATGAAGTTTATGATGAATTTATCTGGGGAACTTGAAATTACTCAGATAATAGGCGTACATGAATACTTCTCGTTTTTATTTAAACTCACAATACCTTTTGGTTTTCTGTTCCAACTACCCATTGTGGTATTGTTCTTTTCACGTATTGGGATATTAAGTCCAAATTTACTAATACGTATTCGAAAGTATTCATATTTTGCATTATTTGTTTGTGCTGCTTTGATAGCACCGCCTGAATTAGGGTCGCATTTAATGGTTTCGGTACCGTTGTTTATGCTTTATGAAATTAGTATCATGATTTCCCGAGTTGGCTATAAGAAATACTTAAAATCAGAAGAAATTCGTTTGAAGGAAGAACAAGAGGCTGAGCAAAAGCGTCAGGTTGAAGAGGCTCTTGAGCAACAGCGCCGTCAAATTGAAGAATTAAAATAA
- a CDS encoding DUF2975 domain-containing protein yields the protein MKRGSTLFLKIAVIFSGIPVLALCIFFVPEIANFAAELYPDHEYIKYLVFIDLYATAIPFYYALYQAIKLLSYIDKSKAFSELSVKALKIIKYCAFIISGLYVVAMPLFYLIAEMDDAPGLILIGMVFIFASMAIGVFAWVLQKLLKEAIDIKSENDLTV from the coding sequence ATGAAAAGAGGTTCAACACTCTTTTTAAAGATCGCTGTTATTTTTAGTGGAATTCCTGTACTTGCTTTGTGCATATTTTTCGTACCTGAAATAGCAAATTTTGCAGCAGAACTGTATCCAGATCATGAATATATCAAATATCTTGTTTTCATCGACCTGTATGCAACGGCTATCCCTTTTTACTACGCTTTGTATCAGGCTATTAAACTTTTAAGCTATATCGATAAGAGTAAAGCGTTCTCGGAATTATCTGTTAAAGCTTTAAAGATTATTAAATATTGTGCATTTATCATTAGTGGGTTGTATGTGGTAGCCATGCCACTCTTCTATCTCATAGCGGAAATGGACGACGCCCCGGGCCTCATATTAATTGGAATGGTCTTTATTTTTGCTTCTATGGCAATTGGAGTGTTTGCTTGGGTTCTTCAAAAGCTTTTAAAAGAGGCGATCGATATAAAATCAGAAAACGATTTAACAGTCTGA
- a CDS encoding FecCD family ABC transporter permease yields the protein MGNIYYVIIVLLIALILLSAVFSISIGQVNIPFKQSMDILLHAITNGRLGSLDNVQSESYLNIILQVRMPRVILALLIGIGLSLCGTVMQAVVQNPLADPYILGISSGASLGATFAILVGFGSSALLAQFGVAFGAFVGAMFTSMAVLILSSIGGKATSVKLVLSGVVIGALCSSFSSLIIFFANDAEGIKTVTFWSMGSLASASWEKTPIMAVVILLGCGLFLFQHRVLNTMLLGDESAITLGINLSVYRKFYMIVTALITGTMVAYAGMIGFVGLIIPHITRGIFGADHKRLMLGTLLLGGLFMIWADILSRTLIHNVELPIGIITSVIGSPLFIYMIVKKGYNFGG from the coding sequence ATGGGCAACATTTATTATGTGATTATTGTTCTTTTAATAGCCTTAATATTGTTATCCGCTGTTTTTTCTATATCGATAGGACAAGTGAATATACCGTTCAAGCAATCTATGGACATATTATTGCATGCTATCACCAATGGACGGCTTGGATCTCTAGATAATGTCCAAAGTGAATCTTACTTGAATATTATTTTACAGGTGAGGATGCCTCGCGTTATTTTGGCATTGTTGATAGGTATAGGTCTTTCATTGTGTGGAACCGTCATGCAAGCAGTCGTGCAAAATCCGCTTGCTGACCCCTATATACTTGGCATTTCGTCAGGTGCTTCATTAGGTGCAACATTTGCCATTCTAGTTGGATTTGGTAGTAGTGCGCTTTTAGCTCAATTTGGTGTAGCGTTCGGCGCCTTTGTTGGTGCAATGTTTACGTCAATGGCAGTACTGATTTTATCGAGTATAGGCGGTAAAGCGACATCGGTAAAACTCGTTCTTTCAGGGGTTGTCATTGGTGCACTATGTAGTTCTTTCTCAAGTCTAATTATCTTTTTTGCTAATGATGCCGAAGGGATTAAAACCGTTACATTTTGGTCTATGGGAAGCTTGGCCTCCGCAAGTTGGGAGAAAACGCCTATTATGGCAGTAGTAATTTTACTTGGTTGTGGACTGTTCCTGTTCCAACATCGCGTATTAAATACGATGCTACTAGGTGATGAGTCAGCTATTACCCTTGGTATTAATTTAAGTGTCTATCGTAAATTTTATATGATTGTCACTGCGCTTATTACAGGAACAATGGTTGCATACGCAGGAATGATTGGTTTTGTAGGTTTGATTATCCCTCATATCACAAGGGGAATTTTTGGGGCGGATCATAAACGATTAATGCTGGGTACTTTACTTTTAGGTGGTCTTTTCATGATTTGGGCAGACATCCTGTCAAGAACATTAATACATAATGTGGAATTGCCTATTGGAATCATTACTTCAGTTATTGGATCGCCATTATTTATCTACATGATTGTCAAAAAAGGCTACAACTTCGGAGGGTAG
- a CDS encoding helix-turn-helix domain-containing protein, which produces MTIIINIDVMLAKRKMSVTELSERVGITMANLSILKNGKAKAVRFSTLEAICKALDCQPGDILEYKSDEDTQG; this is translated from the coding sequence ATGACGATTATTATTAATATTGATGTGATGTTAGCAAAACGAAAAATGAGCGTAACGGAGCTTTCAGAGAGGGTTGGGATTACGATGGCGAACCTTTCTATTCTGAAAAACGGGAAAGCAAAAGCGGTTCGTTTTTCAACATTAGAAGCGATATGTAAGGCTTTGGATTGTCAGCCAGGTGATATTTTGGAGTACAAAAGTGATGAAGACACGCAAGGATAA
- the groL gene encoding chaperonin GroEL (60 kDa chaperone family; promotes refolding of misfolded polypeptides especially under stressful conditions; forms two stacked rings of heptamers to form a barrel-shaped 14mer; ends can be capped by GroES; misfolded proteins enter the barrel where they are refolded when GroES binds) — protein sequence MAKDIKFSEEARSLMLQGVDKLANTVKVTLGPKGRNVVLEKKFGSPLITNDGVTIAKEIELENAYENMGAKLVAEVASKTNEIAGDGTTTATVLAQAIIREGLKNVTAGANPVGIRKGIDKAVAAALTELHAISRPVSNKEEIAQVAAISAADEEVGELIAEAMERVGNDGVITIEESKGFTTELDVVEGMQFDRGYASHYMVTDTDKMEAVLENPYILITDKKITNIQEVLPLLEQVVQQGRPLLIIAEDVEGEALATLVVNKLRGTFNAVAVKAPGFGDRRKAMLEDIAILTGGQVITEELGLDLKSADITSLGRAAKVVVTKDNTTIVEGVGGADAVEGRIGQIRAQLADTTSEFDKEKLQERLAKLAGGVAVIKVGAATETELKERKLRIEDALNSTRAAVEEGIVSGGGTALLNVYAAVEKAADVVDGDVATGVKIVLRALEEPVRQIANNAGLEGSIIVDRLKREEIGVGFNAATGEWVNMMEAGVVDPAKVTRSALQNAASVAALFLTTEAVVADIPEPAGAGMGMPDMGGMGGMGGMM from the coding sequence ATGGCAAAAGATATTAAATTCTCAGAAGAAGCTCGTTCATTAATGCTTCAAGGTGTAGATAAATTAGCTAACACAGTGAAAGTGACATTAGGGCCAAAAGGTCGTAACGTTGTTTTAGAAAAAAAATTCGGTTCACCACTTATTACAAATGATGGTGTAACTATCGCAAAAGAAATAGAGCTTGAAAATGCATATGAAAACATGGGTGCAAAATTAGTAGCAGAAGTTGCTTCTAAAACAAATGAAATCGCAGGGGACGGTACAACAACTGCAACAGTTCTTGCACAAGCAATCATCCGTGAAGGTTTGAAAAACGTAACGGCTGGTGCAAACCCAGTAGGTATTCGTAAAGGAATCGACAAGGCGGTAGCAGCAGCTCTAACTGAATTACATGCCATTTCTCGTCCAGTAAGTAACAAAGAAGAAATCGCACAAGTCGCGGCTATTTCTGCTGCTGACGAAGAAGTTGGTGAATTAATCGCAGAAGCTATGGAGCGCGTTGGTAACGACGGCGTTATCACAATCGAAGAGTCAAAAGGCTTCACAACTGAGCTTGATGTTGTAGAAGGTATGCAATTCGACCGTGGTTATGCATCTCACTATATGGTAACAGACACAGATAAAATGGAAGCGGTACTAGAAAACCCTTATATTTTAATTACAGATAAAAAGATTACGAACATTCAAGAAGTTCTACCATTATTAGAGCAAGTGGTACAACAAGGTCGTCCACTGTTAATTATCGCTGAAGATGTTGAAGGTGAAGCTCTTGCCACACTTGTTGTCAACAAACTACGTGGTACATTCAACGCTGTAGCGGTTAAAGCGCCTGGATTCGGTGATCGTCGTAAAGCAATGCTTGAGGACATCGCAATTCTTACAGGTGGTCAAGTAATCACTGAAGAATTAGGATTAGATCTAAAATCTGCCGATATTACTTCACTTGGTCGCGCAGCAAAAGTTGTTGTCACAAAAGACAATACAACAATCGTAGAAGGCGTTGGCGGTGCAGATGCAGTTGAAGGTCGTATTGGTCAAATTCGTGCGCAACTTGCTGACACAACTTCAGAATTTGATAAAGAAAAATTACAAGAACGTCTTGCAAAACTTGCTGGCGGGGTAGCAGTCATTAAAGTGGGTGCTGCAACAGAAACAGAATTAAAAGAACGTAAACTCCGCATTGAAGATGCTCTTAACTCTACTCGTGCAGCAGTTGAAGAAGGTATCGTTTCAGGTGGTGGTACGGCACTACTTAACGTATATGCAGCAGTTGAAAAAGCGGCTGACGTAGTAGATGGAGACGTAGCGACAGGCGTTAAAATCGTCCTTCGCGCATTAGAAGAACCAGTTCGCCAAATTGCCAACAATGCAGGTCTTGAAGGTTCGATCATCGTGGATCGCCTAAAACGCGAAGAAATCGGTGTAGGCTTCAATGCTGCAACAGGCGAATGGGTAAACATGATGGAAGCAGGCGTAGTAGACCCAGCGAAAGTAACTCGCTCAGCACTACAAAACGCAGCATCTGTCGCAGCTCTATTCCTAACAACGGAAGCGGTAGTTGCAGACATTCCAGAACCAGCTGGTGCAGGCATGGGTATGCCTGACATGGGTGGTATGGGTGGTATGGGCGGCATGATGTAA